From Amycolatopsis sp. YIM 10, the proteins below share one genomic window:
- a CDS encoding xanthine dehydrogenase family protein subunit M: MDFLRPSTLAEALEAKAAFPEAVPLAGGTDVMVELNFDHRRPAALLDLGRVADLHEHSAADGRVRIGASVPYTRIIAELGAELPGLAMASRTVGSPQIRNRGSVGGNLGAASPAGDAHPALLAADAEVEIASVHGARLVPVKEFYVGVKRNVLAADELITAVHLRPATGPQQFSKIGSRNAMVIAVCAFGLALHPESGRVGTGLGSAAPTPRRAVEAEEFLAAELADRNQWNSPRALEDSVKRRFGELVAAAASPIDDVRGSAAYRKHALAVMARRTLGWAWDEYREGSRACA, translated from the coding sequence ATGGACTTCCTGCGACCGTCGACGCTCGCCGAAGCGCTGGAGGCGAAGGCGGCGTTCCCCGAGGCCGTGCCACTGGCCGGCGGCACCGACGTGATGGTCGAGCTGAACTTCGACCACCGGCGCCCGGCCGCGCTGCTGGACCTCGGCCGGGTGGCCGACCTGCACGAGCACTCCGCGGCAGACGGCCGCGTCCGGATCGGCGCGAGCGTGCCGTACACCCGGATCATCGCCGAACTGGGCGCCGAGCTGCCCGGCCTGGCGATGGCCTCGCGCACGGTCGGCTCACCGCAGATCCGCAACCGCGGCAGCGTGGGCGGCAACCTGGGCGCGGCCTCCCCCGCCGGTGACGCGCACCCGGCGCTGCTCGCCGCGGACGCCGAGGTGGAGATCGCCTCGGTGCACGGCGCGCGGCTGGTGCCGGTGAAGGAGTTCTACGTCGGGGTGAAGCGCAACGTGCTCGCCGCCGACGAGCTGATCACCGCGGTGCACCTGCGCCCGGCGACCGGCCCGCAGCAGTTCAGCAAGATCGGCAGCCGCAACGCGATGGTGATCGCGGTGTGTGCCTTCGGCCTGGCACTGCACCCGGAGAGCGGCCGGGTCGGCACCGGGCTCGGTTCGGCGGCACCGACCCCGCGCCGGGCGGTCGAGGCCGAGGAGTTCCTCGCCGCCGAGCTGGCGGACCGGAACCAGTGGAATTCGCCGCGCGCACTGGAGGATTCGGTGAAGCGCCGCTTCGGCGAGCTGGTCGCCGCCGCCGCGTCGCCGATCGACGACGTGCGCGGCAGCGCCGCCTACCGCAAGCACGCACTGGCCGTGATGGCGCGGCGGACGCTGGGCTGGGCATGGGACGAATACCGCGAAGGGAGCCGGGCATGCGCGTGA
- a CDS encoding (2Fe-2S)-binding protein encodes MRVNVTVNGEHRRADHVWEGESLLYLLRERLGLPGSKNACEQGECGSCTVYLDGVPACACLVAAGQAEGREVRTVEGLADGDDLDPIQESFVERGAVQCGFCTPGLLVAAHDLIERNNEPSDAEIREALAGNLCRCTGYEKILDAVRLAAARKAEAAR; translated from the coding sequence ATGCGCGTGAACGTCACGGTCAACGGGGAACACCGGCGGGCCGACCACGTCTGGGAAGGCGAGAGCCTGCTCTACCTGCTGCGCGAGCGCCTGGGCCTGCCCGGCTCGAAGAACGCCTGCGAACAGGGCGAATGCGGTTCGTGCACGGTCTACCTCGACGGGGTTCCGGCGTGTGCCTGCCTGGTCGCGGCCGGGCAGGCCGAGGGCCGCGAAGTCCGCACGGTCGAAGGGCTCGCCGATGGTGACGACCTCGACCCGATTCAGGAGTCCTTTGTGGAACGTGGCGCGGTGCAGTGCGGGTTCTGCACCCCGGGGCTGCTCGTCGCGGCGCACGACCTGATCGAGCGCAACAACGAGCCCAGCGACGCGGAGATCCGCGAGGCCCTGGCCGGGAACCTGTGCCGCTGCACGGGTTACGAGAAGATCCTGGACGCCGTCCGGCTGGCCGCCGCGCGGAAAGCGGAGGCAGCGCGATGA
- the pucL gene encoding factor-independent urate hydroxylase: protein MAIVLGENQYGKAENRVVRIDRDGERHRITDLNVSVSLSGDMTDTHLTGANDKVLATDTQKNTVFAFAREGIGEIEDYGLRLARRFVGTQPSIHSAKVRIESYPWARLEVDGRPAHHSFARSGEGTRTALITYDGERAEVTGGLTDLTVLNSTDSEFWGFPRDEYTTLPEVKDRILATAVSATWRFSEAEGIDWGKAYETARASLLDAFGGTYSHSLQQTLYAMGTRVLENVPEIAEISLSLPNKHHFLSDLSAFGLDNPGEVFFAADRPYGLIEGTVRRQDS from the coding sequence ATGGCGATCGTGCTCGGCGAGAACCAGTACGGCAAGGCGGAGAACCGCGTGGTCCGGATCGACCGCGATGGCGAGCGGCACCGGATCACCGATCTGAACGTGAGCGTCTCGCTGTCCGGCGACATGACCGACACGCACCTGACCGGCGCCAACGACAAGGTGCTGGCCACCGACACGCAGAAGAACACCGTGTTCGCCTTCGCCAGGGAGGGCATCGGCGAGATCGAGGACTACGGCCTGCGGCTGGCCAGGCGGTTCGTCGGCACGCAGCCGTCGATCCATTCGGCGAAGGTGCGCATCGAAAGCTATCCGTGGGCCCGGCTGGAGGTCGATGGACGGCCGGCGCACCACTCGTTCGCGCGCTCCGGTGAAGGCACGCGCACCGCGCTGATCACCTACGACGGCGAACGCGCCGAGGTCACCGGCGGGCTGACCGATCTCACCGTGCTCAACTCGACGGACTCGGAGTTCTGGGGCTTCCCGCGCGACGAGTACACCACGCTGCCCGAGGTCAAGGACCGCATCCTGGCCACCGCGGTGTCGGCGACCTGGCGGTTCAGCGAAGCCGAAGGCATCGATTGGGGCAAGGCGTACGAAACCGCCCGGGCCAGCCTGCTCGACGCGTTCGGCGGGACCTACAGCCATTCGCTCCAGCAGACCCTCTACGCGATGGGCACGCGCGTGCTGGAGAACGTGCCGGAGATCGCCGAGATCAGCCTGTCCCTGCCGAACAAGCACCACTTCCTCAGCGATCTGTCCGCCTTCGGCCTGGACAACCCCGGTGAGGTGTTCTTCGCCGCGGACCGCCCGTACGGCCTGATCGAGGGCACCGTCCGGCGACAAGATTCCTGA